The stretch of DNA cggagaaaacccacgcacgcacggggagaacatgcaaactccacacagaaatgtccaacggagatttgaacccacatcttccagatctcctgagtgtgtggccaacaggcTAATAACCACTAGGCGGCTCAATATTCAAAATCAACAACATTTTCCACTTTACATTAGTTGGTGTCACTGCCAGTGCTGTCATAATAAGGTTAGATAAAGATTAGATTGTAAATTTCAATATTTACATCAATACATTCTTCAAATTTGGATAATACTTcgtgttttgacatttttttcgcATGCATATGTCCTGGAGAAATTGGTTATTGTTGCACATTTAATTGTAATGCTTAAGAGAGATGCATCTAATCTGTGCATCTCCCtggtaattattttattattattttagaaggGGGCAATTTGGGCTGCACCATGCCCGCGCATgtgcacacgtgcgcacacacacacacaccatattcAGGGACATGTGCTTTCATTTTAAAGAAATcagttgttgttattattattattattattactattattagacTTTGAAACTTCCAATGGTTTTTCTGCCATTCTTCATGGTGTCCGGAGACTTTCTTGACAGAAATGAATACAAGGACTGAATATTGAGTCAAAACCAATGACAGTGACACACACTCTCACTCGACAGTACATTCATGCATTTAATCAAATCAAGAAGAGTCAGTTAATTAATGCAAATGCTACCCTGTGAGCCCTACAGGGATTTTTGCATCCGTCTGCTGTATGTGGCAGTCAAAGTATGAAGTGTGCAGTCATCCAACATAGTATCAGCTATGGTGTAATCACACAACAGATTAAAATATATCCAAGGCCTTGACCTCTAATTATGGCTCCTTGGCaaaaatgaagtattttatAGCAGCAATATCTCACCCACGCTCACACATAGTGTAAATGAAATACAACTGGCAACCAATTGCTATAAAGCAGTGGTGACAAAGCTACACGACTACACAACACTTCCACATGTGGCAGTATATTAGTATTTACGGGTAGATGGCTGACTGAACTGCTAAGCATTACTATCAAAagtattttgtttgtatttattggtACATCAGGGTTCCAAACGTGATTTTGTCAGCGTCCAAGCTGTTGGGGCTGCAATTAATTCCAATTAAGTCCTATAATATTTGGTGTTCTCTTGTTGTTTTGAGGTTTTTCATTGCAGGATCAACACAACTCAAACTATATGGTGTTgacttacattattttcatCTTGGGTTCTTACTTCCTTCAAAACTCTTCTGGTCCTCGGACTTGCCATGTTGATTCACTAAAgacaaatattacaaaacaatattacaataaacaaaacaataaacaatgaatgaatgaatctgtAACCATATGTGCTACCAAGTGTGGTCATTTTTCAAGGGCTCAGCATCTTGATCACGATAACGCTCTAAAGAGAGTTTGTTTCAATATGCTGTCAGTCATTTTAAAACGATATGACATACAATTTTCAACCGCATCCATAGCCTATACTTAACACTGTACATATATTTACACAGGTAAATCGTACACTAGTAAATCACGAATGCTCATTTTTAAAACGCGAATACGCCGTTTGATTGTCTTTTTAAACCGAGTCTTTGCCTCAAAACGTAAACGTCCATCATGTTAGTTCCTTGCTAGTAAACGTTAGCCTTAAATATGTCTTGaagtgttgtttaatgaacGGACAACCAATATGTGATTTGACTGGATGACTAACACTGCTAACGCTAAattagccagctagctagctcagCAACCTTACCTGTTTGCGTGGCGAAAGCAACAAAAACGCGTTTTTCAGAGATCGTGCTAATAATCCACAGATGTTCTTGTTCAGATGGAAATGTACAGTTAAACTTAAGAACACTCTTACGAGGGCTGTCAGTCcgacaaaaataaagaataaatggaGATGCTGCTGTGTCAAACACCGGCAGCCATGTTCCTGTTTGCATACGTGGGCAGTGCAATGCATGACGGGAAataattacattacatattaatttggtgtgtctttttttcaaaacctcaagatgaatgttgatgtttttttaaatcgaaAGATGAGTTtattaaatcaaataataaatgtaataatttctTATTGAAGTAATGTATTTAAGTGTACATATTTCTAGTCTACACTGCTCTAGCTGTGACAGTGAATGCAGCAGTGATGCCACTGTGTGAACTGAACAGCTGCCATATTTGTTTATATACATCAccacctgtcaacatttgcatttgaaattaAGGGAATTTTTCTGAACTGTCACCACTGTCACCTGTTGTACCTGAccggatttcttttttttaacggaAGTTCAAATATGGGAAATTTACAGGGAGGACGACGGGAAAGAAATGGAATTTCCTGGAGAAAACAGAAGGGTGGAAGGTACGGCaaggaaaataaatgacaaaaatacagcataACCTAATGCAGTTTGAGTCATCAACAATCGACTACAATGCTAAAATACCATAGATTATgccaaatattaagaaatatgtttaattcatttatcattacCAATATATTATTGTTTTGAATTGTGCTTTACACCAGCATTACATTTTCAGTTCGATTTTTATCTTtctgtgtacatttttattccTTCATTTTCCTGCACAAGGTATATACTGTGctgtaatgacatttttttcactgtaaTGTCAAAAGCATGTATATCTTGTTTTAGTTTTGTAAACCGTCGAGAATTCTAAATATTGCATGTTTATGTCATAAGCTAGTGCACTTTGTTATCAGTGTCTCGGACTTGCTCATCCATCGCAACTCATCAGCAGCAGCGGCAAAGACTGAACGGCCCAAATGATCTCTCAATATATTTTCTGACAAGTAACCTATGGACTAAATCTACACTCTTTTCATGTTGTCAAACTGATTACAAGTCACCGGAAAATTCCCTGTAACTTGCTAACTTTGATGACCTCCTTTATCTTCTCAGATAGCTCGGTCAAACAGACATTCTGCATACTGTAGACAAATGTAAATTTTGTTGCATATTTTCCCTTTTCTTAGAGTTTTAGGGTCTCTGTCTATATTTTGTCCTATATTTCGCATCTCTGAAAATTGAATTATGTTGCTACCAAAGCCAAAATATGATTCTGCTCCATGAAAGTGGCAGATTCCATGTGAATTGAATTACTGGCGGACTGGATAGTGTACACGACACACACTAGTGTTTGTGCTAGAAGTAATTCAAGATGTGACGAAACAAAACATGAATTCAAACTGCTTCATCAACTACGTGCTTATCACGGTTCATCATCATGTGCGGGATTCCTCCGTTAGTGATGAGGGTCAGACATTATAATAATCACTGTGCTGACATgccatttgtcattttaaatgagaaaatgtaattttcaaaGCTACAAAATGAGGGCAAACATGACGTATTGGACACATAATTGTTGCCGTCTTATTTAAAATCTGAACTTCACAAATGTACAATTCACTGTCCATTGCATTCATGATTCATTACATGGCCTATGCCCTACTGACAATAATTGTAAATGGAATTTGGGTCATGCAACTTAAATGAGTCTTATGTCATCATAATATATTAGAATATACGTACCTAATTCACTCCAACAACTGCTGTACGGTAAAAATATAGTCTTTCACCTTTtaagtttttgtttattttaaatttgaGACTCGGAAATGTTGGATAGAAGTGTCTTGGTGCATGAGGGACTAAAGTACAGTCCTCTGGGTTGATGCAGTGTTAAATAACCTGTCACCTGTATGGACCGGTGCTCTTTAACCATTATTAGCCACCTTATCAGATAAAATAGGAGTATAAAAGGGGGTATTAGTGCAACTGTTAGAGTAAGACACGGGGCCATTGCTAGAGCGTGTTACCATGAATGCTTCAACAAGTTTACGAGTGCGTCTGCCAGTGTTGGTGCTGGTGTTGCAAGTTGCCATCCTGACTCTGTATGCTGTCTTTGTCACTTACGATGACAGTGCCAATGCCAAGCTGCAAAACAATGAGACCAACCCCATGGACAACGCCCTGTATCGCGACTATCCTTTCTTTGCAGACGTCCAAGTCATGATCTTCATAGGTTTCGGCTGCCTGCTGGCCTTCTGCCGATTCTACGGCTTCAGTGGAATGGTCTTCAACTTTCTTACAGCCACCTTTGCGATCCAGTGGGCTATCGTCATACAGGGATTCTTCCAGTTTTACCATGATGGTAAAATCCACCTGGGTGTCATCAACCTGCTGTATGCGGAGTTTGCCTGCGCTGTGGTGCTCATCTCCTTTGGGGCCGTGATTGGGAAGACCAGCCCGGTGCAGCTCCTGGTAATGGCTTTTTTGGAGATCCCCGTGTTTTCAGTGGTAGAGTGGGTCGTATTGAAATACATCAGGATAAATGATGCGGGTGGCAGCATCCTTATTCACCTGTTCGCCTGCTACTTCGGTCTTGGGGTGACATTTGTGTTGTATCGCCCGGCCCTAAGTAAAGGACACTCAAAAGAAATTACTAGTTACCATTCTGACATCCTCTCAGTGATGGGAACCTTGTTCCTGTGGGTGTTCTGGCCCTCATTCAACTCTGCTCTAACCCTGAAAGGCGACGATCAACACAGAGCAATCCTGCACACTTTCATCGGTCTAAGCTCATCCACTCTGACTGCATTCGCACTTTCGGCAGTGTTTAATAAGAGAGGCAAGCTCACAATGGCTGACGTCCAGAATGTGACTTTGGCAGGTGGTGTGACAGTTGGGGCATCAGTGGACATGATGATTTCTCCTTCAGCCGCCtacgctttgggcattatgggATGCACTGCTTGTTTCTTTGGATACAAGTACCTCAGCCCCTTTTTAGCACGCCACATGAAGATCCAGGACCAGTGCGGCATCCACAATCTGCATGGGCTCACAGGCCTCATTTCATCGACAGCGGGGATCTGCGCTATCCTGCTCGCCACAGAGGAAACCTACGGTCCCAGCATGTACCAGATCTTCTCCCACCGCGCTCCACCTGTGGGAGATCCAAAGCTCCTGGAGCTTCAGGAGCTGATCCCTGGGCTAAAGCCTGGCTTGGGGCGTACGGCACAAGAGCAGGCTCTGTACCAAGTGGCAGCGGTCTTTTCCACCATTGCAGCATCTACTGTTGGTGGGCTGCTCACTGGTTTGGTCTTGAAGTTGCCATTCTTGGCTTCTCCATCAGATGAGGACTGTTTTGATGATGAACCGTTTTTTGACTTGCCTTCAGATGTTAGCCAGGTTGAAATGCTCAAGCAATAAATAACCTGTAATGACAAGAAAGTATGAATGAGATCCTTAAACTCAGGTTTGATTCGAAACACCTTTCCTGACACTGTTTATATACCGTAAATGTGAGGCGTCCCACTTGTAAATGTTGAAAACCTTTATATTTGTTTACGAGAATGGTGTAATTTGTTGCGAACATACAAAATTGCATTGTCCAGATGTGCCAGCCTGATTGAGACATATCCACACACACTCAGTGTGCTGTGGTTGCAGCTAAAGGTGTATCTACTAATGCAGTCTTTACTTTAACTTATATACTTTCAACAGACACCAACTTGTAAAAATTTGTTTTCACTTTGacgaaatgagtttttttttgttttttgtgaattcttgtgcaaaaaacaaattgcagtgaccttgattttttttctaaaaaaaaataaaaagctcaAACATCCCTGGGtgtgaatacttttgcaagACACTGCATGCACCAGTTTACCACTTTTTTAACCAGTCAAAGAAATTGGTGAAGATATTTGATAGTGCATTTGTTCCAGGTTGTGGATAGCTTGTTTAGTAATGTAACTAgagagataaaaagtcattcgATTATAATAAGTAATataatacagggtcaggcaaaatgatctgacacatttgtaggttaaataaaaggcaaataaagtaaagaaacaagaaagtgtttttattttcgaagaGTACATAtgatgccattctgtttcattatgttttaaaaattaaatcggtcaaatgggatccattattgtccacacactcaatgcagatccagtagctctgaagttggtaacccataacaagatggtgtttcgagctggtacgggatcatgtctaccaagattgacgTGCAAAAGGAACgcttgttgtgttgcagttacagattcgtttgttttgataaacgtttccacaatgaaagcgcgatgctcaccagtccaattcctggcagcaactgaaaaagagacgaaaaacaatggcattataaagaaacaaagcaaaatggcattatatgaaaaaaatggcattatatgtacttttcgaaaataaaaacactttttggtttctttatttgccttttatttaacctacaaatgtgtcagatcattttgcctgaccctgtagatGAGAAAAAATagtaaatcaataaatatttACTAGTAAAAGTAGACAGAAGTTCATGCGGTAATGAACAATACATGTTGCATGATAACTAATACTTTCCTTAAATCATGAAAGAATgagaataaataatacagaaGTAAAACTGACattgtggaatgaatgaataattactGAGTATGGTACAGCTAAAACTGACATAAACAATAGCAAATGAACGAGTGAATCAGACTTAACATTGTAAAATGAATGGCTAAACACATGCATAGTCCCAGGCAAACTGtcctaacaacaaaaaaacacgtcATGAATGATACTAAGTATATAGCAGGTGATGGTTAATACCTTACCGATTGATAAGATAATAAAAAGgcaaccaaaaataataaaaaatacaaccaaaaataaacaaatacataaaaaaaaatatataatgataatccaattttaaaaagagatgaataaataaagttcaaaatggaaaataaaataacgaAACAGATGAAAGTTCAGAAAAATAGTTTATGGAGAAGAATTCTGAAGAATTCAGAATGTtaatatcagacactgtggttgaGCGTTCTTCTTTTTCCGTAcgctgtacatacagtaccttgtaaaaatgatcatatttgtactgtttcttgaaatggctgatatcagtacattgtttgagttctttactccattcgttccataatttacagtttttttttacaatcacTTTGATGTAAACCTCAGAAGTTCTTGCTCATCTTACAAAGCTTGAGCTACAATACTCCTACAGCTACTGTACAATACTCCTACTACTGTAGGAAAACTACTTTAGATCATCCACACACAAAATACCAAGAGCTCCAGtgctaaggttttttttttaatcctttacattactgcaaaaaacacttgATGCACGTTcaaataatgttcttttttgtgGTTCCTTGCAATAGAGACAGCGAAATCATTGAAAACGTTTGAAATTTATGGTTGATTTACAATAATAACACGTTTATTTGAACGATGGCAAAGAAAAGTAGCCATAATGCCAAAACAAAAGtagtattaaagggatagtttggattttttgacatgaagttgtgtgacatccccatcagcattgtagtccaataatagcgacttaccccccacttggtctcctaagtccagttctggtcagatttctgtgatgaagtacgtagttccgcttagttgctggggacaattaagtaaagagttctcaaaacaatgtgcgttcaaaagcgtaatacatttgcatcacaaaaatgccttctgaagaaaatcaaacctcacaaaacgctcggcgttatatatGTCCTTGACCGTATCCTTgagcactgtcgcctgtgcattcacgTGTATGGGATGAACACACTCGAGGTAATACCACTCTTGTTCCGGGACGCAGCGCCGCGGCCATGTTCTtcacgtatgtgttccacagcggaagaggATGCGAATGTCCTCATCCCAAACAGCGGGAACTGGACTGTACTAGCcctatactgtatttaatgcatttgatttgggaaaaaatataagCAGTTTATAAGTTAAACATAAAGCCAttcatacatatttttaaataaaccaaGAATCAAAAACAATTTGAATAGCTGCACATATCTAATATTACGAACAGTCTCTATTTTTCTTCAGTTGACTTTCTATTGAAAGTTTGCACattttcaaatcaaaatataaTTGATGGTGGGTGTTGAATAATTTGAAGTGCAAATGAAGCTTATCACCTTATGgtacgtactgtatatagctGCACAGATTATACAATCAAATATATGCATAGTTAAACTAAACATAAGAGCAGTATCTAGTATAAATGTACGCACACCcgtaaaaatgtacattattgTACATGCAGGCTATCCAGACACCAATTTATCCATCAGTAGCCCGTTTCTTTTGATGAAAAGCGGCCGCTTATCATTTGCTTCTGGAAGGTCCCATCACTGTTTGAGATAATAACCTTAAAGTGGTTATTCAGGTTATCTCAGCTAAATTGAGGAACTGTAGCAAgaacatttcttcttcttttgttgaAACAACTATTTTGATGTAGGCCAAAGATAATGTAGTGACACAGAGTTCACAAGGCCCTGTCTACATTTTAATCATACAAACATTTACGGTATACTATTCTGATCTGGTTGTGAACATTATCTTGCTAGTGAAACATTtcatataaaatgttattttaataaatgCCTACTTTGTGTTGTGGAGGCAGAAATACATTTACTATAAATCCATATTAGtgttactgtacatatttatttattttcaacatttacagtacaagACATTTAAACTTCTTCATTGTTCTCTGGAGAGTTAATTGttccaacttcatttttaataA from Dunckerocampus dactyliophorus isolate RoL2022-P2 chromosome 8, RoL_Ddac_1.1, whole genome shotgun sequence encodes:
- the rh50 gene encoding rh50-like protein isoform X2 — protein: MEFPGENRRVEDVQVMIFIGFGCLLAFCRFYGFSGMVFNFLTATFAIQWAIVIQGFFQFYHDGKIHLGVINLLYAEFACAVVLISFGAVIGKTSPVQLLVMAFLEIPVFSVVEWVVLKYIRINDAGGSILIHLFACYFGLGVTFVLYRPALSKGHSKEITSYHSDILSVMGTLFLWVFWPSFNSALTLKGDDQHRAILHTFIGLSSSTLTAFALSAVFNKRGKLTMADVQNVTLAGGVTVGASVDMMISPSAAYALGIMGCTACFFGYKYLSPFLARHMKIQDQCGIHNLHGLTGLISSTAGICAILLATEETYGPSMYQIFSHRAPPVGDPKLLELQELIPGLKPGLGRTAQEQALYQVAAVFSTIAASTVGGLLTGLVLKLPFLASPSDEDCFDDEPFFDLPSDVSQVEMLKQ
- the rh50 gene encoding rh50-like protein isoform X1, encoding MNASTSLRVRLPVLVLVLQVAILTLYAVFVTYDDSANAKLQNNETNPMDNALYRDYPFFADVQVMIFIGFGCLLAFCRFYGFSGMVFNFLTATFAIQWAIVIQGFFQFYHDGKIHLGVINLLYAEFACAVVLISFGAVIGKTSPVQLLVMAFLEIPVFSVVEWVVLKYIRINDAGGSILIHLFACYFGLGVTFVLYRPALSKGHSKEITSYHSDILSVMGTLFLWVFWPSFNSALTLKGDDQHRAILHTFIGLSSSTLTAFALSAVFNKRGKLTMADVQNVTLAGGVTVGASVDMMISPSAAYALGIMGCTACFFGYKYLSPFLARHMKIQDQCGIHNLHGLTGLISSTAGICAILLATEETYGPSMYQIFSHRAPPVGDPKLLELQELIPGLKPGLGRTAQEQALYQVAAVFSTIAASTVGGLLTGLVLKLPFLASPSDEDCFDDEPFFDLPSDVSQVEMLKQ